One genomic region from Salvia hispanica cultivar TCC Black 2014 chromosome 2, UniMelb_Shisp_WGS_1.0, whole genome shotgun sequence encodes:
- the LOC125203928 gene encoding probable galacturonosyltransferase-like 10 codes for MIKSLLLTTLALLVSSPSAIRIPPPSISDYNQSPEYSNGDQCQSLQASICHPSLIHIATTLDFKYLRGSIASVHSILRHAACPENIRLHFITADSTSAAADLAAIVESAFPRLSFKVYPFEKESEVKQLISSAVRPALEDPLNYARIYLSEILDPCVRRVVYLDSDTIAVDEIEKLWSTPLTRSRVIGAPVYCNANLTSYFNAEFWSDRSLSRALEGKGACYFNTGVMVVDLERWRSGGDYTRRIEWWMKTQKERRIYELGSLPPLMLVFGGEVEGVDHRWNQHGLGGDNVVDSCRRLHGGAVSLMHWSGKGKPWVRLDRGRPCPIDYVWAPFDLYRFAKYS; via the coding sequence ATGATAAAATCGTTACTCCTAACGACACTGGCTCTCCTTGTATCTTCACCTTCAGCAATCCGAATCCCTCCTCCTTCCATTTCCGACTACAACCAGTCGCCGGAATACTCAAACGGAGACCAATGCCAAAGCCTTCAAGCTTCAATCTGCCATCCTTCACTCATTCACATCGCCACCACTCTCGATTTTAAATACCTGCGAGGCTCAATCGCATCCGTCCATTCAATCCTCCGCCACGCCGCCTGCCCGGAAAACATCCGCCTCCACTTCATCACCGCCGATtccacctccgccgccgccgatcTAGCCGCGATCGTCGAATCCGCGTTCCCGCGCTTATCCTTCAAGGTCTACCCCTTCGAAAAGGAATCCGAGGTCAAGCAGCTGATCTCTTCCGCCGTCCGCCCCGCCCTAGAGGATCCGCTCAACTACGCGCGGATCTACCTCTCGGAAATCCTCGATCCGTGCGTCAGACGCGTCGTCTATTTAGACTCCGACACGATCGCCGTCGACGAGATCGAGAAGCTGTGGTCGACGCCGCTGACGAGATCGAGAGTGATCGGAGCTCCGGTGTACTGCAACGCGAACTTGACGAGCTATTTCAACGCCGAATTCTGGTCGGATCGGAGCCTGTCGCGCGCGCTGGAGGGGAAGGGGGCGTGCTACTTCAATACGGGGGTGATGGTGGTGGATCTGGAGAGGTGGAGGAGCGGCGGCGATTATACGCGGAGGATTGAGTGGTGGATGAAGACGCAGAAGGAGAGGAGGATTTATGAGCTAGGTTCGCTGCCGCCGTTGATGCTGGTGTTTGGGGGGGAGGTGGAGGGGGTGGATCATAGGTGGAATCAGCACGGTCTAGGTGGGGATAATGTGGTGGATAGTTGCCGGAGATTGCACGGCGGCGCGGTGAGCTTGATGCATTGGAGCGGGAAGGGGAAGCCGTGGGTCAGGCTGGATCGGGGCAGACCCTGCCCTATTGATTATGTTTGGGCACCCTTTGATTTATATAGGTTTGCAAAGTACTCCTAG